Genomic segment of Pelmatolapia mariae isolate MD_Pm_ZW linkage group LG6, Pm_UMD_F_2, whole genome shotgun sequence:
TGTACATTATAACAAGTTAGATTACAGCCCAGGGTTTCCTTTTTACAAGTCCATACTCCTTTTAGCTCTCAAGGTCTGTACATCTtggttacaaaaaaacaaaacatgccaGTTTTAGGTATCTATGaacatacaaacaaaaagtttaatttaacTGAACAGTTTATCAACAGAGCCTAACTGTAGTGAATAACTCCAAGTGCTGTAATATGTAGCAGAGATGTAAGCTTTGTCTGCCAGAAACAAAAACTAATCCAGACTCAAATCAAAAAGCAACAGCATGATGACTGCGCTCCCTGTGCCAAACTAAAACAAAAGGAGCGAGTTTGAATGAACAAATAATATAATACTGAAATATAATAATCAGCCAtaacattaaaaccacctgcTCAAAACGGTGCAGGCTGCACTCAGTGCTGCCAAAACAGATTTGACCTATCATGCCATAGGGGTAGGGGTGTCTCTGATGGCGCTGTGATGCTAGCAGCAGATTCTTTGGCTGCCTGTGTGTCGTGCTAAGATGTTTTCCTCATTGCTGTTTGTCCTCCTGTGCTCCAGTGTTTAGCTGGCCAAAGTAATTTTGACATGAACGCCAGGACCCCGAGGATTCAAACGACGCTGTTCTGTAATGAGATCATCGATATGATCCCGTTCACCTGTCAGTAGTTTTCATGTTGTGGCTGATGGGCTTACATAAAAGAACGGATATTCATATGTTCACATGTGAAAAGAGTCCTCAGTGGCGCCTCATTTTGACTTTGCGCCCTGAACTCTCCTGCTCTTTGTCGTAGTCTTGGCCGCGTCTCCTGTAGTTCTCTGAGGTGATGCTGTGACGATGACGGGACAGTGAAGGACGTCTGTTCTCCTCTTTATCCATCTCCAGAACCCTCGGCCTGGTGGAGTCACATTTGGGTCATTCATCATTGCACTAACACACCTCACGTTTATTCTTGCAGATTCACCACCTCTGAGCCATGACAAAATATTACAGCTTAGAGTTCTGCTTAAGTGCTGCCCAGTTTTCCAAGTGGATAGCGAGACCAGAGGCTAGTATCGTCCCTGATCTCAGTGGAAGACGCTTTTCTGTCACGGCAACTTAAAAAGCGAGATGTGACACCCTCTATATCTTGTTTACTTgaacttgttttcttttctacatGTTTAAACTTGAACAGACTGTATGATGAATACCACTCACTGGTGTTTACACACATCATCTTGACCCAACATGGGATCCCCTACTCTGCTGCGCAGTCTGTCATCCTGACAGgtatgaattttttttctttggcagAAATaggtaaatgtttttgtttgtacaCGTCACACTTTCCACATATCTAATTATGCTGGCAAAAACAAGCATTGCTTGTACTGTCATGTCAACAAACTTAACCCTGCAATATCTTTGGTCAAGGCTTTCTGCCTCATTTATTGATTGAGAAAGCATTTGTTGTGCTGTTTGCCTGAGAATTAATAAGGGCCACTTAAAGAAGTACTCACACTGATGCCAACTGTGCATTTCATAAAAGACTCATTAATAGCCCTAGTTACTGTGACTTGAGGGGCAGACAATCTGCTTGAGACTAGCAGCCTCATTTTCAGGGGGCAGCTGTGAATTTCAAAACACCAGCTTTGTTAGAATGAATTAACATTGCATAAATACTGAGAGTGGCACCACTTGTCCAGACACTTATCAATACTTCAGTTTAGAGGAGACTGGAATCAGTACCAATTTAATGCCAAACTCTGGTACCCTTTCCTAGCACTCACTGATTGCAGCCTCTATGTTTTCCAATTACATTTCCACCAGTTTCCCATCAGATGAAATACTTGtgtgctgtttttaaaagctagtctgacttttctcagtttagTTTGTACCATGAAGACCTCTGGTGTGTTAGCACGTGCGGGTGGATACCTGTGAGCAGCATCAGGGTCTGCTTTGCGATGAGAACGTTTGGCTTTCAGGCGACCTGGTTTCTGTGCCGAAGAAGCTCTTAACGAGCTGTCAGAGCCCAGTCGAGGAGCGTCAGGTCTGGTCCTgccaaaaagaagaagcagaataAGAAACACTGGAGTTCAGAGAGAGGTTTAAATTAGGATTGTCAATTTTTCAAAATCACAGTGTGTTGACTCACTTTCTGAGGATGATTACTGCACGCCTTTCTTTTATGTCCTGCGGTCGGATGCAGTGGGTAATGTCATCTGCTGCATAGCCACTGAGAGAGGGGAAAAGAGGCTTTTAGTGACTGCTCTCTGCAGCCCGTGGGaactacacaaaaacacaaaacatgacagCAAACACAGCTATACTCACCTAAGCACGGTGACACTTCCTCTTCTCACAGGCAAGACAAACACGGGCTCAGACACCCGAATCGGTTTGAACTGGAAGCGGCAGCCGAAGCAGAGAGCGCTGTCACTGAAGAAGGACACGGACACGATGGGCCGGTCAAAGATGTGCAAAGGATCCACGTGTGACACGATGCAGCCACCTGGCTGATAGTCATTGATGACTGCACTGTTGACAAACCCCTCTGGGATCACTCCGTTTGTCACCAGCCGATTGATCACCAGCTCGTACACCCAGCTCGGGATCTCATCCACTTCTCCTTTGCGATACAGCCGCTCCTGACCCGGACCACGCTTCTCCAGCTGGGCTCCATACGTGTAGCCCTCCCCGAAGAAGTACTTATTCCGAAGGGGCGCTCTATCCACGGTGTGCTCGCGGTAAAGTCCGGCCTCTGCCTGGGCAACAACCTCGTCGATCTTCTTCTCGATGAGGGCGCACTCCTCCGGCGTGAAGATGCTCTTCTGCTGGATGCTGCTCCTCACCCGGCGGGCCTCCTGCTCCCGGAGGTCCGTGCTGTCATCGCTGTGCTCGTACTCGTCGTCATCGGATTCCCGGTACTTGCGTTTTCGGTGTTTCCCGTTGCTCGTTTCGTCCACGCTCTTGTTTTTGTGGTCGTCTCTGTGCGGAGTCATGGATTTCAGCTTCTCCCTCAGGTCGGAGTATCCACTGGCTGCCATATCAGCCAAAACAAGATGACCGGCGTGCTGCGACGAGGGCTGCTAGCTAACAGATAGCACGCATCAGCGCTGCATTTCAGCACCAATTTCTCGGGGTCTTGTTAGCGTGAGCGGACTAGACGTCTAACAGATGAATATCACTTGCTTTAAAGGGTCCAGTTACTTTCTCGCAGCGCACAAAgtagctaacattagctaagCTGGTGGGCCACCCCGCGTCTGCATTGAAGTGACGATGTGGTGTGGCAGTTGACAGTctggagatgaccttaccggaCTCTCTCAGGAAAACAGAGCCGTGGCAAATGCAGCACGCTTGGCCAGCAGAAACGCGAAAAATATTATCTGAGCGGCCTGGCTACCAGCTAGCGAGCAAGCAAGCTAGTAAGTTAGTTAGCTCCACTAGCCTGGCTGGGTCTGTCCGTCGCCGCCtggaaaaacagacaaaccacGCAGCAACATTTCACATGTCGCCGTCAAACTCCAGACCTCAGAGCTCTGCAGACGAATCAGGTTTTAACTCCAATAGCCTGGGAAACGCATTGCTATATGTGCACGAATCTTGACCTCCTCTTAGTTTACACCAGCACAAACCGTCTCCAagaaaaaggctgaaaataAACTCGTGTAACCTGCCAGAAGTCTGCGCATGCTCGGTGACGATTTGACAGTGTGGGGCGGGGCTAAATCCATTTTGGGAGCCCCGAGGACACATTTTAGTCCGCTACTGCTAATTCTGTCCCACTTACCTCTTATTTACCTCCACTGAGTCCACACTTTACATCCAGATAgctctgttttttaaaattttattaacTCAGCTGGTTCTCATTTTATATAGCAGAtatacaaagaaagaaaacggTACGactaaaaaattgtttttaaagttttatgcaaactttttatttcattacatATCACTAAGTAGAATAAAACAGTGAATATAGTTGAataaaaaaagtgttgttatACAGTAAAAATAACTACTTACCTGCCGCTATAGAGTTTGGAAGCAAGcagtatttgtttttctctttttctctattATCTCTCGCACACTGAAacaatgtatatttttaatattatgcGTGTAAACAATGAAGTCAGTAAACACCTGATTAggaggaaggttgctggttaaatatttcactttttccCCAGCAGTGTATAGTTATGCACGTAATATAATAATCACTGAAGAAGTTCacaattgtttttaaaaaccccgattttattgtgatttatatataatgtttcttgttttgatttttttttaacaaaatgtgCATTATCAAGGGCTGAATATAACAATAAAGATTACAGTCAACTGtacttataaaaaaaatataaaacatgtagcCTATCAGTTATAAAACTTTGTGAAGACACGGCACAGGCCCTGCAAAGCCTCCCCACATTTCATTTACAGCTTCTGTACACATAAAACAGTTAAGTGCAATTATTAACGAGTCACACAGATAGAAAAACAAGAAATTTGTCCGGTATTGAGATCCATTCTTGTTCTGCACTCATAGAAAGTGACctcacatttgtgtgtgtgagatgcaTATAGCAAACACCTTAAGCTGAGAAGAGGTAGGCTATTTATGAAGGTCTCATGTACATTTGTGAGAGCATGTGCACTTGTGAAAGTTTGTGCGTTACAGCATGGTGATTTCGCTGGGTGGCAGAGTGAGCCGCTTCTCCCGCACCGACACCATGTTTTCCACCTGCATGGCGACGACTCGACACAGTTCCAGGCCCTGAGGATGAAGAAAGAGTGGATTAGAGCCCGAAAGCTGACCGGCTAAAGATGATCAAGATTCTTTAGATGTGCGGTTTGCATAATACCTGCTCCAGCTGTAGCTGAATGACACGTTGTGCGTTCATATCCCCTAAGGTGAGGTCTACATAAGGGTAACTGGTCCCAGCAGTGGGTCTCTGGGTGCGGGTGGACTGTATATCCGCCAGGGGGACCACTGCCATCATCTCCTGCACGACAGAGACTAAACTTTTACAGCTGTCCGCTGAAATTACAGCTCTGCATATGAGCTCATCTTCTCGTCACAATGCGCTGAGTCATAAGCCGaccaaaggtgtgtgtgtgtgtgtgtgtgtgtgtgtgtgtgcgcgctccTTACATGGGTATTTTTGTGGAGGAAGTGGAGACCGTGTTGATTGACAGCAACGATACAGGGAGCGTAAAAGGTGGTGGAGCTGCTGCTGTGGATGTAGAAGAACGAAGAGCCGAACATGGGGAATGCACTGACCAGGCCTGAAATTGCACAAGAAAAATTTGAGTAAATTTTCAATCTTGGGGTGAAGcagttgagttttattttaacacATTACTGTAGACCACCACCCAGGAGTTCCTGCAGCGCTTCTTAATGTCCACAGCAATCTTACCCAGAAACTGTGCTCGGGCCTGGTGCGGGTTCAGTGCCTGTACTTGCTGCATATGCTGTGTCACCATGGTAACCCACTGCTGGGGTGGCTGCTTTTTGAAGAGAGGTGTGGCGATGTACTCCGATAATTCGTGTCTGCAGGAGAGGGAGAACAGAAACAGAGTATCAGATAAACAGCAGTCTGTTTCACTCTGTGATTTCCCACATTTCTCCAGAAGAGTTTTACAACTCAGTGAGCTGCTCTTCTCCGCTTtaggctgtgtgtgtctgtgtgtgtgtgtgtctgtgtatgggGGAGGAAGGATCGAGGATAACAGCGGTTAGAGCAAGAAGTCATATAAGAGTTTTTACAGTTGAGAAAGTAGAAAAGCAGTCATGCCTTTTAAACACAATAACTGGTGACTGCACCACAGTCTGTGCCTGCATTTACTAAACTGCTGCAAGTCGAGTCAGAATTTTCCACTTAAACATTAACATTATACAAGATtttactctgttttcttttatgcAGGGCATTTTATGAGGTCTTTActcttaatttttcagcatgacactaAATTCTTGTTCCTTTATTTCACACCTGAATTACTGTAATTTCTCACTACTAAAATGAGCATTAACACTACATTATAGATATAAAAGACCACAACAAATTTGATCATTGTAGGGTATATTACCAAAGTTTTCGATGGGAACagaattttttcattttaaagtctAACCCATCCAGAAATACTGGGGAAAGTGTTCATTCAACGTTCAAATATCAAGAATAACTTAGTTAACAAGTTATAAGAAtttaaaggcaaaaacaaaaccaaagttAGACAAACAAAGAATGTATAGAAACATGCTGACACTGTTTTCACTTCATAGACAAAGTCAAGTTAAATGCTGCTTTGGACTTAAACAGGTAATGGATTAGTTTTAGTCAGTGGGTGTTTGTGAGGCTAGATTATATCTACACTCACTgaacactttattaggtacaccttactAGTACAAGCCTGGATCTCTTTTGCCTTCAGGACTGCGTTCATTGTTTGTGGCAAAGATCCAACAAGCTGCTGGAACCATTCCACAaagattttggttcatattaACATGACAGTATCAAAGAGGTGCTGCACATTTGTCAGCTGCAAATCCAATATGAGAATTTCTCATTGTCGTGTTCATGAAACCAGTTTATGATGTTCTGAGCTTTTAGGCATGGtgcgttatcctgctggaagcagccatcagaagatgggtacactgtggctATAAAGGGATAGACACGATCAGGAACAACATTCAGGTAGGCTGGGATGCTTGTGGCCAAACGTATGGCAAGAAAATAAGCCATTACACCTGCAGGCTAAATTGTTGACATGATGGATCCATACTTGTACAAAGTGTATGCCAAATTCTGAATGTTATAGCAGAAATCAAGTTTTACCAGACCAGATTTTGCGGATAATGTGCAAATTGTGCAAAAtttagtttcctgttcttagctaacAAGAGTGCCACCCAGTGTTGTCATCTGCTGCCTGGAGCTTCCCTGTTTCAAGGTTCAGTGTGCTAtgcgttcagagatgctcttctgcatgccTTCTGTGACTTTGTATCAACTCAGAACAGTCTGGCCAATCTCTGACCTAAACAAAAGATTTTCACTCAAAGAACTGTTGCTcacagaatattttctcttctttagACCATTCTCTGAAAACTCTAGAGATCAGCAGattagcagtttctgaaatactcagttTAACCCATCTGGCAtgaacaaccatgccacattcaaagtcatttaaattaACTTTCTTCAACCATGTCTATCTGCCTAAATGCACAGAGTTGGAGCCTATCAATGCCTGCTgctaatattttcttttaattgggATTTGCTTGACATCAGGATTGTTAAAGTACaataagtttgtgttttcaggACAATGATTATCACTAAAGTAAATTGTTCAGAACAAAGTAAGTATGTAAAATTAAGTAAAATTGAACTCCAGGTTAAATTTAAAGTCCTCTTTGGGGCTCATTAGAATTAAACTATAACCACtttctcagtgctgctgtttcctCACATGCTGGGAATGAAGATGTTGTCTTTGGCTCGGTGCTGCAAAGCTGCCAGTTTGGAGATCTGGTGAAACTGTTGATCGCTCACTTTTCCATGTGGAAGAACATTCAGCAGACCCTTACAGTAGTCTGGAAGGATCTaaataatcacaaaaacagggttatgcacacatacatacacccAGGTAAACAGCAGCTACCCAGTATGTGCGGCAAATGTTGTACCTGGTTATAGTGCATGGCTACACAGAGCTCATTGTCAAACTTGAGCGGCTGAGTCCAGACGACTCGCCTGAACCAGAAGCTGTAGCCGGTGTCGACTAACTCGGCCTCTGTCGCCACATCCAGGATGTACTCACGCTTGTTCAAAGGACGCACATTCTGACCTGAACGCACCAAACAGTACACATGCAAatatgcaaagtttttacacagTGGATGTGAATATTTTCACACTGGCCACTGCTAACCTCCCAAAAAGGAGTTAAAACTATTGATACTCGTGTTCTGAAATGTGCTGTGCAGCCCCATGCTGCGTGACCTGCTGTGCTTTGGAAAAGCGCAGGAGCCAAAGCAGCTGCCAGCTGTTATCATGTGGAGATATTTAATGTTCAGGgaagaaaaaagacaacaatggTGTTTGTGTATAAAGTATATGTACTGTGAGAGCATTTCAAGGGgcttaaacattaaattattgaTTAAGCAGAAGGAAACGAGCCATAGGGCTGTTCTTCAtcacttgtgtttttaaatacacacaaaaaaggcaaacaattgtaattttaacatcttagaggattaaaaaaagagaaaaacaatgtTTACTTTTAGAggtacagtcatgtgaaagaAGGTGCCCCTTCTTGAAATTATAAGGTTTTCCAGATCAggacataataataaaat
This window contains:
- the alkbh5 gene encoding RNA demethylase ALKBH5, whose translation is MAASGYSDLREKLKSMTPHRDDHKNKSVDETSNGKHRKRKYRESDDDEYEHSDDSTDLREQEARRVRSSIQQKSIFTPEECALIEKKIDEVVAQAEAGLYREHTVDRAPLRNKYFFGEGYTYGAQLEKRGPGQERLYRKGEVDEIPSWVYELVINRLVTNGVIPEGFVNSAVINDYQPGGCIVSHVDPLHIFDRPIVSVSFFSDSALCFGCRFQFKPIRVSEPVFVLPVRRGSVTVLSGYAADDITHCIRPQDIKERRAVIILRKTRPDAPRLGSDSSLRASSAQKPGRLKAKRSHRKADPDAAHRPRVLEMDKEENRRPSLSRHRHSITSENYRRRGQDYDKEQESSGRKVKMRRH